The proteins below come from a single Psychrobacter sp. PL19 genomic window:
- the radC gene encoding RadC family protein produces MAIKDWHEDDRPREKLLKFGATHLSDAEILAIFLRTGTQAQSAIELARHLITEFGSLAELLAAPQEVVLACHGIGPAKYAQMLASLEMGTRYLDSKLKTGQALGRSQVVKDYISTQLRGEPREVFAVLCLDNALNLLNFEILFTGGISSCSVCIKHVLRHAISHAASQLIIAHNHPHTDSQPSTADNLLTYELKKACDLLDLSLVDHIIVGRNDTLSYAEKCLAPFD; encoded by the coding sequence ATGGCCATTAAAGACTGGCACGAAGATGACCGACCACGTGAAAAACTACTAAAATTTGGGGCGACTCACCTCTCTGATGCTGAAATTTTAGCGATATTTTTACGTACCGGTACCCAAGCACAATCTGCTATCGAGCTTGCTCGGCATCTGATTACCGAGTTTGGTAGTCTGGCTGAATTATTGGCTGCGCCTCAAGAAGTGGTGCTTGCTTGTCACGGTATCGGTCCTGCCAAATATGCGCAGATGTTAGCGTCGCTTGAGATGGGCACACGCTATCTAGACAGTAAGCTCAAAACCGGCCAGGCTTTGGGACGCTCACAAGTGGTCAAAGACTATATCAGCACTCAATTGCGTGGTGAACCACGTGAGGTCTTTGCCGTACTGTGCTTAGACAATGCGCTGAACCTGCTTAACTTTGAGATTTTATTTACTGGGGGTATATCGTCCTGTTCAGTTTGTATTAAGCATGTGTTACGGCATGCCATAAGCCACGCTGCCAGCCAGTTGATTATCGCCCATAACCACCCGCATACCGATTCACAACCATCAACCGCAGATAACTTATTGACCTATGAGCTAAAAAAAGCTTGTGATTTACTCGATTTATCACTGGTTGATCATATTATCGTTGGACGTAACGATACGCTCTCTTATGCAGAAAAATGCTTGGCACCTTTTGATTAA